The Mytilus galloprovincialis chromosome 7, xbMytGall1.hap1.1, whole genome shotgun sequence genome has a window encoding:
- the LOC143082773 gene encoding lysozyme-like: protein MFGYFLILSVIVATARANISGHIATGSCVCVTGSTVNARHTASIHGHIVGTVHSGECYKYNGHMHTADGYTWYQLQHVHGQLAYVAGSLLQTSTASHCSVSTHSGTFATGVVSDKCMQCICDLESGCRPLDCRWDVNSNSCGYMQIKQVYWEDCGKPGGSLEACSKDKHCASQCVQKYMSRYINHYGCAHNCESYARMHNGGPAGCKHTNTLGYWSHIQSKGCSANS from the exons ATGTTTGGATATTTTCTGATATTAAGCGTAATTGTAGCCACTGCTAGAGCCAACATCTCTGGTCACATTGCAACAGGATCATGTGTCTGTGTTACTGGTAGCACCGTTAATGCACGACATACAG cCAGTATACATGGTCATATAGTAGGAACGGTACACTCTGGTGAATGTTATAAATACAATGGACACATGCACACTGCAGACGGATACACGTGGTATCAACTTCAACACGTACATGGACAG CTAGCGTATGTCGCTGGAAGTTTACTGCAGACATCAACGGCCTCCCATTGCAGTGTATCAACACACAGTGGAACTTTTGCAACAG GAGTTGTTTCCGATAAGTGTATGCAGTGTATTTGTGAT TTGGAATCCGGTTGCAGACCACTGGATTGCAGATGGGACGTTAATTCGAACTCTTGTGGATACATGCAAATAAAACAGGTTTACTGGGAGGACTGTGGAAAACCAGGCGGAA GTTTAGAAGCATGCTCCAAAGATAAACATTGTGCTTCTCAGTGTGTCCAAAAATATATGTCTAGGTACATCAATCATTATGGATGCGCACATAATTGTGAGAGTTATGCCCGAATGCACAATGGAGGACCAGCAGGGTGCAAACACACTAATACTTTGGGTTACTGGAGCCATATTCAGAGCAAGGGATGCAGCGCAAACAGTTAA